The bacterium region AGGATGCTATGGCAGAGCCCTCTGAGATTTTGCAAAGATGATCTGCTAAATGAAGGATATATTCTTTGTCTTGTACACTCAACCACTTTGTCGGAATAGCATTATCGCCATAAAGCGCCCCCAACATTCCCCCAAGAATTCCGGCAATTGTATCTGTATCTGTTTTGATAATGTTCACTGCTTGCACGATTGCATCTTCCGGAGATTTATGGTTTATACATAGGTTGTAAAGCGCCGTGAGAACGGTATTAGTACCATTTGTCTTATTTGGCTTATGATACATGTCGTATTTGTTATAATAAGTTTGAAGATCTGTTTTCTGTTTAAACAGTACGTGAAGATCCTTTAGGTCTTTAACGAGTCCTTTTAGGGTTGAGTCATATTCAGCTTTAAATTTTTTAGGTGCCGCTTTTGCATCCCAAGTCTTTTCCCAGGATATAAGATCAGGGTCAACTAAAAATGAAGGCTGGAGATCTTTAACGACATTGGCTATAAGATCCTGCAGAAAGCTCACTGGCGTGAAATCCTTTGGCTCAAAATCCAGAAGCTTTTTTATTATCAATCCATAAAACATTGCTCCGATTAGTGCCTTGGGATGACCATGTGTTACAATACCAGATCCAAAAAGATATTCTTTCATTAGCTTTAGGTCATTATGAAAAACCAAGGCTATGGGGGCAATTCTCATTGCAACACCGTTTGAGCCAGTATTAACAAACTGCTTCTTTTTGATGTGATAGAAGTTGTTATTCCAAGCAGAGGACTTTTTTTGTATGTTTGTTGCTGCTAATAATGTTGATGTGCCTGCCCCCACTTTATAATATTGAAAAAGAGGCAATTCCTTAGTTGCAAAGTAATCGTGATCTACTACTTTTCCTGGTTGAATACTTCGAGCTACAGCCAAGGTGAGTTGGGTGTCATCAGAGTATGTGCCTGCTGGTATTATGTTTAATTGGTCACGAAATCGTCCACGATTAGGTATTTTGTCATGGAATTGATCTATAATTCTATGTCCACAGTTTTTGTATAGTGCGTCTTCTGATTTAACACGCTCTGTGAGCAGCCCTAATGCATCACCTATAGCTCCTAGTAGGAGGCAACCTTTAAATTTTGATTTTAGGGACATAAATCACCTGCCGGGTTGTTTAATAAAACTTAAAAATCTGCGGGTGGATAAACAAGCGATACTTATTAATACACCACGCCAGCCTCATCCCAAATATCCGGATCTTCGGTGGGTGGATTTCCAAACGATAGTTTATTAAAGTATTTTAACAGTTCCTTGTTAACGGACATAATTCACCTGCGAGGTTGTTTGTTAAATATTATATCTAGTTTTGGTGAATTTAACTTTAATTGTCTGATAATCAAAAAATAATTTCTCGCAGTTTAAGTTTTAAAAGTCTAAATTATAACAATCTGAAAGGGCAATGAATATGAGTGATCAAAGAAAAGTGGCCTTTTATATAAGGGTTTCAACAAAACACCAAGACACACCCGAGGGCTCATTAAAATCTCAAGAACAACGCCTTGAAGAATGGCGGAAATACAATAATACAATAAAGAATAATCCAGAAACCGGGAAAGATGGAATTCAATATTCATCTGCAACTGTATATAAAGATGTTGAATCAGGTGCCTCGGGCGAGAAGAGGCCTGGGTATCAAAGCATGTTATTAGATATAAAGTCCAACAGTATTGATGCCATAGCATGCACCAGTATTAGCAGGTTAAATAGAAATTTAAGAGAATTCTATGATCTCATGGATCTATGCAGTGAGCATCAAGTTGATATTATATCCTTAAAAGAGAATTTTGATACAAGTTCAGCGATTGGAAGAGCGCTGTTAAAATTTATGCTTGTCTTTTATGAGCTTGAACGAGAACAAACAAGCGAAAGAGGTAAGGATAATAGATATGCCCGTTTCAAAAGGGGGCTTTGGGTTACAGGTACGGTACTAGGATATGATAATGACGAAGGAATGTTAATTCCCATACCCGAAGAAGTTGAAATTGTAAATAAAATGTTTGATTTCTACATTCTCACCGGCTCGATAAAGAAAACTGCGGATTTACTATATGAAAAGGGTTATTTAACTCCAGCTAGAAAATTCACGGGAAACAATGATGGTAAAAGAAAAAAGTTTCCTGACCAGACGATACGAAGAGCTTTAACAAATAAAACGTATATTGGTGTAAGCCAGTGGAAAAAAGGAAATATTAACAAATTAGATCTTTCTGACCCTCAAGAAAAATATCAGGAATGTCAGGGGCAATGGGAAAGTATAGTTTCTCAAGATAAATTCAATAGAGCTAATGATATTCTTGAAAACAATACAAAAACACGCACAAACAGCATAAACCCGTCAAAAAAAATCTATCAACTAACCAATATACTAAAATGTGGTATATGTTCAGATAACCCTCTCTTAAGGGTTGTCTCTGGAACAAGTAAAAATAAAAAAACCTACAGGTACTATAAATGTCCCGTTTGTGGTAATAAAATT contains the following coding sequences:
- a CDS encoding ADP-ribosylglycohydrolase family protein; this encodes MSLKSKFKGCLLLGAIGDALGLLTERVKSEDALYKNCGHRIIDQFHDKIPNRGRFRDQLNIIPAGTYSDDTQLTLAVARSIQPGKVVDHDYFATKELPLFQYYKVGAGTSTLLAATNIQKKSSAWNNNFYHIKKKQFVNTGSNGVAMRIAPIALVFHNDLKLMKEYLFGSGIVTHGHPKALIGAMFYGLIIKKLLDFEPKDFTPVSFLQDLIANVVKDLQPSFLVDPDLISWEKTWDAKAAPKKFKAEYDSTLKGLVKDLKDLHVLFKQKTDLQTYYNKYDMYHKPNKTNGTNTVLTALYNLCINHKSPEDAIVQAVNIIKTDTDTIAGILGGMLGALYGDNAIPTKWLSVQDKEYILHLADHLCKISEGSAIASSANNKYITFDPTDKKQWPNLKKGDKINIEPLGNGEVTDTVTKHTSHNQPKKVLYFEIKFESGQTCTFKSGWL
- a CDS encoding recombinase family protein, whose product is MNMSDQRKVAFYIRVSTKHQDTPEGSLKSQEQRLEEWRKYNNTIKNNPETGKDGIQYSSATVYKDVESGASGEKRPGYQSMLLDIKSNSIDAIACTSISRLNRNLREFYDLMDLCSEHQVDIISLKENFDTSSAIGRALLKFMLVFYELEREQTSERGKDNRYARFKRGLWVTGTVLGYDNDEGMLIPIPEEVEIVNKMFDFYILTGSIKKTADLLYEKGYLTPARKFTGNNDGKRKKFPDQTIRRALTNKTYIGVSQWKKGNINKLDLSDPQEKYQECQGQWESIVSQDKFNRANDILENNTKTRTNSINPSKKIYQLTNILKCGICSDNPLLRVVSGTSKNKKTYRYYKCPVCGNKIGAEIIEDTLLEQVVMLAQNEDHIKKIISKKEVKNTAEIKELKNRLSSLKSEEIRINSEIDTTIEQLDKIKDSKVFYKRLADKDKEFKYKLKKNIEDQQQITDRIKTIELGTLKPEILMELFSNIKDYAEKMAPAHKRKLFQIAFTQCLLYKEDIEVTISEEVKIIPIYAKTASAESVFSKTTVKRD